The sequence below is a genomic window from Brooklawnia cerclae.
GGCGAGGCCGCGAGCGCGTTGACGCACACCATCGCCAGCACGGCGAGGACGATCATGAGCATGACCAGGACGATGATCGTGGCCACCGTGCCGCCGACCTTGCCGATCTCGTCGGTGGCCATCTGCCCGAGGGAGCGTCCCCCACGGCGCATGGAGAAGAACAGCACGAGCATGTCCTGGACCGCACCCGCCAGGCACACGCCGATGATGATCCACAGGGTTCCCGGCAGATAACCCATCTGTGCGGCCAGGACGGGGCCGACCAGCGGACCGGCACCCGCGATGGCGGCGAAGTGATGGCCGTAGAGGACGACCCGATGCGTCGGGTCGAAGTCCTTGCCGTTGTTGACGCGCTCCGCCGGCGTCGCGTTGGAGTCGTCGGGACGCATGATCGTGCGCTGGATGTACAAGGCGTAGAAGCGGTAGGCGATCGCATATGTGCATACGGCCGTGACGACGAACCAGATCGTGTCGACCTTCTCACCGCGGACGACGGCGAGCATCGTCCACCCGAGGACGCCGCACGCGGTGATGACGATCCAGAGCAGGATCTTCAGAGGGGTCCATCTCGTGCGAGGCCTGATGCCGATCGGCACGCCTCGCTTGTTGCGGATGATGAGTTTCTTCTCCTCCTCCGTGTAGGAGGGGATCTCCTGGACAGATAACTCGGCCATGAGTCACACTCTTTTGTTTTTCCGGGGTGTTTTTTCGGGGTTGTGACGCGGCGTCCGGGAGACCAGACACCGTCGCCCGTGCGTGCGCGTTCACCCTATGGATTACACCCATCGCCGTGCGCCACGCCCGTTTCCCCACGATGTGCTGTCTGACTTGCCGGTCCGCCTACCGGGCGTCTCCCGGCATCATCCCGTACCGGCTACCATCGACGTCGTCGCGGACCCGTCGGACCCGGGTCGCGGACGCTTCGACGGAGGAGGTCGGATTGGACATCCGGGACGCGGGCAGCGCCGACATCGACGGGATCACAGCGATCTACAACGACGCTGTCGAGCACACCACGGCCATCTGGAACGAGGTGCCCGTCGACGCGGCCGACCGTTCCGAATGGCTCGCCGCCCGGCGACGGCTGGGCTACCCCGTGCTGGTGGCCGTGGACGAGACCGGGCGGGTGCTCGGTTACGCGTCCTTCGGCGACTGGCGCGCGTTCGACGGCTACCGTCACACCGTCGAGCACTCCGTCTACGTCCGCGCCGACCAGCGCGGCAACGGCATCGGAACGGCCCTCATGCTCGTCCTGATAGAGCGGGCCCGGCAGATCGGCAAACACGTCATGGTCGCCGCCGTCGAGGCCGGGAACCTCGGGTCGATCCGGCTGCACGAGAAGCTCGGATTCGAGCGGGTCGGACTGCTGCCACAGGTCGGCACGAAGTTCGGCTCCTGGCTCGACCTCGCCTTCCTCCAGCTCACCCTCGACCAGGACGCCGTCGCTGATCGTCCCGGCGAGACCGGCCCGGGTCGCGAGATCGGCTGACACCTCCCCCGGCGCGGGACGAGCGACAGGTTATGCGCGAAATCCGATGGTTCGTGCAGAGGGGCCCCACCGCACCGGCACGACGTCATTACCGTCAAGACGCCGTGGTCCGACGCAACAGTCGGCGATTCGGCGCAGCAGGGCACGGTGTTCTGCTGAACCAACGACGGTTGCAAGGAATCACCCAATGGCAAAGAAGCAGAAGCGTCCCCACGGAGTAGTCCGCAAGACAGTCATGACCGTACTCTCGGCGATCCTGGCGATCGCCCTCATCGGTCTCCTCTACCTGGCCTACACGCTCCTCCCCCCGAACGCGCGCATGGTGAATCTCGTCCTCGGCGAGCACCGGCAGTCGGTCGACAACTCGGCCGTCGACACCGACGGGCTCGACCTCGACTACTACCAGGCCGATTACGACAACGCCGATGAGCTCGCCGCCGCCCGAGTCGATCTGCGTACCTCGCTGGTGGACGAGGGCACGATCCTGCTCAAGAACGACGGCGCGATGCCGTTCTCCACCGACACGACGTTCAGCTTCTTCGGTGCCGCCTCGAACAGCGGCGGGAGTGGAGGCAACCCTCTGGGGGCGCTGTTCGGCGGCGCTGAGCTCTCGTCCCTGAAGGACGGCTTCGAAGAGGCCGGCTTCGGGGTGAACGACCAGCTGTGGGACTTCTACGGCGAAGGCCCGGGCGCGGACTGCGGCCTCGGCGCCGGCTCGGTCGGCTACGGAGACGCGGAGGACTTCTCGATCAACGAGTGCCCGATCGACGAGCTGCTGGCCACCGACGGCCTCGAGGCGTCCTTCCAGGGAACAGTTCCCGTCTATGTCATGTCACGCGTGGCCGGCGAAGGCCGTGACATGCCGCGATCGATGGTGCAGCACACCGATGTTCCTGAGGACCAGGTGAAGAGCTACCTCGAGCCCAACTCGGTCGAGCTGGAACTGATGCAGTACCTCAACGACAACTTCCCCGAGGTCGTCCTGCTCGTCGACGCGACCGCCGCGCTCGACCTTGGCTGGGTCGACCAGTTCGACAACCTCGACGCGGTCGTCTACGCACCCTCGGCGGACGGACGCATCGCGCACATCTTCTCCGGCGACGTGAATCCGTCAGGACGCACGGTCGACACGTTCGCCGTCGACGCGCTGCGCTCGCCCGCCGCGCAGAACGTCGGCAGCTACACCTACTCCGACGAGAACGGTGAGCTGACGAAATACAACTACGTCTCGTACAAGGAGGGCATCTACGTCGGGTACCGCTACTACGAGACGCGCTACGAGGATGCCGTGAGCGGGCAGGGGAACGCGGGCGACTACGTCTACGACGACCAGGTCGTCTACCCGTTCGGGTACGGCCTGTCGTACACGACGTTCACGTGGGGCGGCCTGGCGATCGACACGTCCGACGACGACAACTGGACGGCAACCGTGGAGGTCACCAACGACGGTGACGTCGCCGGACGCGACGTCGTCGGCATCTATCTGCAGAAGCCCTACAGCGACTACGACCGCGCCAACGGGATCGAGCAGGCGTCCGCCGAACTCGTCGGTTACGCCAAGACCGACACGATCGAGCCCGGTGACACACAGTCGGTCGTGGCCACGATCGATCCCGAGTCGCTGAAGACCTACGATGCCAACGGCGCCGGCACCTACATCGTGGAGCCGGGCGAATACCTCTTCACCGCGGGCACCGACGCGCATGCCGCCGTCAACAACCTGCTCGCATTCAAGGGCTACGGCGTCGAGGACGGTATGACCGCCGACGGCGACGCCGCGCTGGTGGCCGGCTACACGCCGGGGATCAGCGCGATCGACTCGACCACCTACGCGGTCGACTCGACGACGGGGGCACCCGTGAGCAACCAGTTCGACGACGCGTCCGGCGACCTGGAATACCTCAGCCGCGCCGACTGGGTGGGCACCTGGCCGACTCACGACGGCACCCCGTCCACCGAGATCAGCACCTGGGGCAACGAGATCAACGGCACGGACGAGTCGGGGAACCCCGCTTCCTTCACATGGACGAAGACGATCTCCGACGAGGGGCTCGCGGCGCTCGACTCGACCGACTCTGGCAACCCCGTGGATGCCTCCACCATCACCGCCGACCTCGTCTACGGGGCCGACAACGGTCTGTCGGTGGCGGACATGCGCGGTCTCGACTTCGACGATCCGCAGTGGGACGACCTGCTCGACCAACTCGAGCCGGAGGACTACCAGACCCTGATCGGTGTGGCGGGCTACGGGACGCCGGCGATCGAATCGGTCGGCAAGCCGTACAACCTCGACATCGACGCGGCATCCGGGCTGATCGGTGGCGGACCCGCGATGAGCCTCGGCCAGCCGATGCTGCTGGCGCAGACCTGGAACCGCGACCTGGCGCTCGACTACGGCACCTTCGTCGGCAACAACGCACTGCTGGGCTCGGTGCAGGGCTGGTACGCACCGTCGATGAACATCCACCGCACACCGTTCTCCGGCCGCAACGGCGAGTACTACTCGGAGGACCCCTACATCAGTTCGGTCAACGCGAGCCAGACCGTGTACGGGGCCGCCTCGAAGGGGCTGTACACGTTCATCAAGCACTTCGCCTTCAACGACCAGGAGAACCACCGGGGCGACCGTGACGGCCAGTTCGGGTTGGCGACATGGGGCAACGAGCAGTCGCTCCGCGAGATCTACCTGGCACCGTTCGAGTCCGCCATCAAGGCCGGTGAGGTGGAGGTCAAGTACGTCGCACGTGCCGACGACGGAAGCCTCACCAACGAGGTCACCACGGTGCGGGCGTCGCAAGGAGTGATGTCGGCGTTCAACCGCATCGGCTACACCTGGACCGGCGGCTCCTACGCGCTGCTCACCGGGGTCCTTCGTGACGAGTGGGGGTTCAACGGCTTCGTCATCACCGACAATGCCAATACGGGCGTGTTCATGGACGCCTATCAGATGATCGAGGCCGGCGGGGACGCGAAGCTCACGGCACTACCCGCCTCCGCACGCTGGACCTTCGATCCCGACAATGCCGCCGAGTACGTCTACGGCCGAAACGCGATCCACCACATCTTGTACACGACGGTGAACTCGCTCGCCTACGACGGCACCGCCCCGGGCAGCGTCGTCAAGGACGGGCTCCAGATCACCGGCACGATACTTCTGGTGATCACCGTCGTGTCCGGCGCGCTGCTCGTCCTGCTCGCGTACTTCACCTGGCGACGGTTCTGGGGCCCGCGCAATCGCCGGATCGCTCCAGCCGCCGACTCGACCGAGTAACGACCGTATCGCCGACTACCGGAAGCGCCGCTTTCGCCCACGGGTGGGAGCGGCGTTTCCGGCGAGTGCGACGGGACGACACGGCGGCCGCGACGTCGTGGGGGAAAATCCGGGACAATGCCCCGGTTCCCTGTCGTTCCGGGGGGAATTCCTTTACAGTAGAGGCACTCCTGTAGAGGATTTCCGACGGAAGGAGCAACGATGGCCTCCAACACCGAGAGCGTGCTCGCCTCGCTGCCGGATGTCTTTCATTACACCGAGGCCGTGCGACGCATCGGAGAACGGCCGCTGCGCCTACTCGTGGCCTCCGGCGCTGTTGTGCCGCTGTCCGGAGGTGTGTACCGCAAGGACGAGGCACTCGGCGATGACGACCTGATCGAGATCGCGGCCCGCTCGGCCCGGGCGACGCTGTGCCTACGGACCGCGCTGGAGCACCACGATCTCATTGATGACATCCCGACGGTCATTGATGTCGCAGTCCCCCGAGGTTCCTGGACGCCTGCCACACAGGCTCGGGTGCAGTGGCATCACTTCGATGCACGCACGTTCGAGATCGGTCGCGAAACCCTGCAGATCCCAAGTGGCAAGATCGGTCTCTACTCGGCTGAGCGGTCGATCATCGACGCTTTTCGGTTCCGGCACCGCGAAGGCAC
It includes:
- a CDS encoding GNAT family N-acetyltransferase — its product is MDIRDAGSADIDGITAIYNDAVEHTTAIWNEVPVDAADRSEWLAARRRLGYPVLVAVDETGRVLGYASFGDWRAFDGYRHTVEHSVYVRADQRGNGIGTALMLVLIERARQIGKHVMVAAVEAGNLGSIRLHEKLGFERVGLLPQVGTKFGSWLDLAFLQLTLDQDAVADRPGETGPGREIG
- a CDS encoding glycoside hydrolase family 3 N-terminal domain-containing protein, with amino-acid sequence MAKKQKRPHGVVRKTVMTVLSAILAIALIGLLYLAYTLLPPNARMVNLVLGEHRQSVDNSAVDTDGLDLDYYQADYDNADELAAARVDLRTSLVDEGTILLKNDGAMPFSTDTTFSFFGAASNSGGSGGNPLGALFGGAELSSLKDGFEEAGFGVNDQLWDFYGEGPGADCGLGAGSVGYGDAEDFSINECPIDELLATDGLEASFQGTVPVYVMSRVAGEGRDMPRSMVQHTDVPEDQVKSYLEPNSVELELMQYLNDNFPEVVLLVDATAALDLGWVDQFDNLDAVVYAPSADGRIAHIFSGDVNPSGRTVDTFAVDALRSPAAQNVGSYTYSDENGELTKYNYVSYKEGIYVGYRYYETRYEDAVSGQGNAGDYVYDDQVVYPFGYGLSYTTFTWGGLAIDTSDDDNWTATVEVTNDGDVAGRDVVGIYLQKPYSDYDRANGIEQASAELVGYAKTDTIEPGDTQSVVATIDPESLKTYDANGAGTYIVEPGEYLFTAGTDAHAAVNNLLAFKGYGVEDGMTADGDAALVAGYTPGISAIDSTTYAVDSTTGAPVSNQFDDASGDLEYLSRADWVGTWPTHDGTPSTEISTWGNEINGTDESGNPASFTWTKTISDEGLAALDSTDSGNPVDASTITADLVYGADNGLSVADMRGLDFDDPQWDDLLDQLEPEDYQTLIGVAGYGTPAIESVGKPYNLDIDAASGLIGGGPAMSLGQPMLLAQTWNRDLALDYGTFVGNNALLGSVQGWYAPSMNIHRTPFSGRNGEYYSEDPYISSVNASQTVYGAASKGLYTFIKHFAFNDQENHRGDRDGQFGLATWGNEQSLREIYLAPFESAIKAGEVEVKYVARADDGSLTNEVTTVRASQGVMSAFNRIGYTWTGGSYALLTGVLRDEWGFNGFVITDNANTGVFMDAYQMIEAGGDAKLTALPASARWTFDPDNAAEYVYGRNAIHHILYTTVNSLAYDGTAPGSVVKDGLQITGTILLVITVVSGALLVLLAYFTWRRFWGPRNRRIAPAADSTE
- a CDS encoding type IV toxin-antitoxin system AbiEi family antitoxin domain-containing protein — protein: MASNTESVLASLPDVFHYTEAVRRIGERPLRLLVASGAVVPLSGGVYRKDEALGDDDLIEIAARSARATLCLRTALEHHDLIDDIPTVIDVAVPRGSWTPATQARVQWHHFDARTFEIGRETLQIPSGKIGLYSAERSIIDAFRFRHREGTEMATEALKTWLRHGGQPSTLLATAKAFPRTIAAVRSALEVLL